In the genome of Equus caballus isolate H_3958 breed thoroughbred chromosome 3, TB-T2T, whole genome shotgun sequence, the window TAAAGAAATCCCAACGACAGGAAACGGTCCTTATTTGCATGCAGGTTATTAACTGACTAGAGGAAACTCAATTGTAAACAACCTACAGCTCCTCAAATAAGTTGGAGAGCTGATGATGACACAGAGGAAGGAGCTAAGTGGATCATCCGGCCATCAGGTTTGTCATaatggctttggagtcagaactTCAAACATAGTGGTGAGTTTTGGCTCACAAAATGTTTATAATCCAGTTAAGTCTCTGGTGGTTCCTCCCTCTTCCACCCATTGGTTGCCTCCCATAGTCTCTGGACTTCCAAGCAAGCTTATTTTACCTCTCCAAATAAAGGTCAAGTTGAAATCATTTTACAGGTTTCCTCCTCATCTAGCGGAATGAACATTTTAACACTTGGTTCACCAACTCTTcattgagcacctgccatgtgctgAGCTCAATGACACCATCCACATTAACACCTCAGTTCCATGAGACACACAGCTCCCTATTCCAGGGTGGCAGAAGTGAAATTCTCTGAGTGTGTCTCTTCTTTGTGTAATATTAATTCCCTGGTACGCCAATGGCCACAAGAGTACATTAGTCACTCAGAACGTTCCAGTGTGTAATTCATTGGGTCTGAGTTTTGCCTCTGCTACTTAAAAGATTTGATtgtaggcaagttacttaacccctccAAGGCTCAGTTTTTGGCTCAGAAATAATAGTTCTCTCTCTCATCAGTTACTTGTGAgcttaaatgagatgatgcaaaCAATGCTTCCTTAGTACTGGACTTGGCACATAGTGAGCAGTCAATGAAATGTCAACTGTTGAGTGAGCCACTTGACCCTCTTGAACCTTTGTCTCCTCAACTGTAAGATGCAAATAATACATCTTGACCTGCCTACTGGACAAGTGGTAGTAAATCAGACAAGGTTTGCTAAAGCATCTTGAATGTTATGAAACTACAAACATGGAGTGTTATGATTACCCTGATGGCTGGGCTCCAATCACTAGTGTGGAGCTGGATCTCGGGAGCAGTATTGCACTGGGCCTGGGCACATTATCGGGGTCAGATAGGCCAAAGTCCCCATTTTATCAAGCACAAGACCCAGACATGGGCAAAGATCTAATAGGGGCATGTTTCAGGGAATAAATGCTAGATGAGAATAGTGGGTGTGGGTATTCTTTTGAGGGGGAAGGTGGGGAATAGGTTGATTTTTGCTGCTGTTAAACTTTGTCTCTACCCTCGGTGAAAACTCTGTAGGACCTAGCCACTGCCTCAAGGCTAAGAGTGATAGAGTGCACGCACCTGTGTCACAAGTGTTTGTGTTTTAACCTAGCAATGTATATTTGCAGTTGATTATTTTCCTCCAAGCTTTACTTTTTGTAAAAGTGTAATTAGTTTCCTATTTCTGTATGAGGTTTTGTTTTGATCCTTTGGATAGGTTCAATAAGAATTAGCTATCGGAAGGatttgagaggagagaggaaaggtaaTATATTGCAGGGAGGAGGGGATttggaggtgggctgggggagaGAAGAGTCAGCGAAAATGGCCAACACGTtagaggaaaatgacaagtgaAATTTTTTTAACAGTCATCTTGGTATGTGTTGAAACGGGCTTTTGTTTGCTGATTTCTTACTAACTGTATAGAGAATCAGATTTACGTCAAAATTGCATTGTGGAAATCAGATTCTTTTTAGAAATGTACTAAAAATTTGGTTTGAATTTATTAGTTTAATCTCATTTATAATATGAAGATAAAACAATGATATTATGGAAAAAAGCTATTGAAAAGCAAGAGGACAATTAGAAAAAAACCTATATAATAAGAACGTGtatatttctagtttcatttgaCACGAACTGAAAATCTGTGACTAGTTGTAAAGTATAGGAATAGCTGTAAAACTTTAGgttaaaattattgaaagaattttgtttttaagactcCGTGTTAATGAGCTGTTATGTTATGAAGACAATTCAGGGTCCTGAGAGATGACAGTCTTCCTTTGGAAGCCTCCTCACTGGGCGCTGTCAGGGAATGCAGAGAGGAAGACGCCTCTGTAAGCCTTTAGAGTCTAGTAAAATGAACTGCTTTGTCTTTGAAATCAGTTGAGCATGTTTAAGaagtttatgaattttatttctcactATTTGGAAGCctcatatttaagaaaattaagtgaATTCCAATTGAATGACTCGCAACAAGAAAGAAACTAACTTGGAATGCTGGCAAAAACCATTTTCTCTCAGCCCTAATGCAGGAATCCTGAGAATGGATGTGCATGCTAAAAgcatctctcttcccctctcagACATCCAGCCTCCCGTCTCTAATGGGAGAAGGCTCCTGCGGACCCAGGTGGTCACAGTACACTGCCATATGGGCAGAACAGCTTCCCTCTAGGAGACGGTCAGATGTAATTACTCATTTAGAATTCAGCCACACAACTGCTTTAAAATCATTCCCCTGGGACCAAATATAAGGGGAAATGGCAAGTTTCTTTTGGTGACTTTAACTAGTTAAGACAGGTAAGATATTTCTACTATCATACTGGGCCTGCTACCCCTGATGTGTAGTTCTCATCTCTCAGAATTTCTCTGGCTACTTGTTTATTAACATTATTACCTTGCCATTTGGTAGGAGAGCCATCATAAGAGTGTACCCAAACTTCTGATGTTGCTCTTTGTAGCAAAGTTGGAGATATTTTTTCAAGTTCACAGCCAATAAAGACTTATTCACAGACAAATGAAACGATCATCTAGCTTTGCATTTGTACCAAAGGGAGCATTTATAAGGTCAAGCAGGTGAAAACCACAGTTGGCTCGTGTGTGATTTTAAAGGACCCATCTTTTTGAGAGAAACAAGGGAGGTGGGTTGACATTTAGGTTCCGAGATGATCTCAGAGTGTTCCAGACCACAGATATTCTGGTGCATCACTGTAATTTCTGTGCTGTTCTCGGTTATCTTTGTAGCGCTTCTGTTCTCGGTAGCTCCGTAGGGCCAGCACCACGCTAACACCATACATAATCACCAGAAGACAAGCAAAGGTGGCTGCTGCTCCATCAGTGCCTGCCAGCTGGCAATTCATCCAGGTGAGACCCTTGCGGGCATAGAGCCTCTCTCTTGTTTTGCAAGTGTCTGTGGAATTGATCCGCAAGGCAACGTGGAGGTAAATGCCAATGCCTATGCAGTAGCCCACTGCTGCTAGGAGACTGaaggcagcctccagaaggagccactTCCCTGGCAGTTTGGTTAGATTCTTGGCTCCTCGGAGTAGAACACCCATGGTGAGGACACCCAGCCCCAGAGAAACAGTCACACCGCCATATATCAGAGGTGCCCGGAGGACCGTGTACTGCTGGTCCAGCTGTCGAACCTGCTCCAGCTCGGTGCCCTCAAATGGTGAGTAATAGTTGTTCCCAAAGCCGCCGGCGGTGGTAAAGCTGGCACTGAATCCAGCAAGGACAAAGTAGGAGGCCACGATACACATGAGAACCATCCCATTCAACATCACCTCCACTATCTGTACCACACCTAGGAGGAGAGAGATTTGCGATTTAACACTGACATCACTCATCCAGGAAAACTGTAGGTCAGACTAGAGAAGTACCATGCtgacctgattttttttcctttctccccaaatccccccagcacatagttgtatatttttgagttgtgggtccttctagttgtggcatgtgggacgccgcctcagcatggccaaatgagcggtgccatgtccgcacccaggattcgaaccagcgaaaccctagaccacggaagcagagcacacgaacttgaccactcggccacaggccggcccccatgCTGACCTGATTTTAAGGACATGGTCAGATTCAACATTAACTcctcagtgttttgttttttaatagtcatatgtttaaaaaattaaagtgccATTCcggaagtttcttaaaaaactaaacataaacACGATGTGACCCTGCAACTGTACTCCTGAGCATTTAtcctaaaaaaaatgaaaacttggaTCTACACAAAAACGTGTACAGGaacgttcacagcagctttatttgtaagagCCAAGtattggaaacaacccagatgtccttcaatgggtgaatggtgaACGAGTCAGGTATATCCATACCGGGGAACCCTCTACTCAGCAGCAGAAAGGAATGACctgttgatacatgcaacaacttggatggatctcaagggaattatgatgagtgggaaaaaaaggcaatttcaaaaggttacatactgtatgattccgtttacaTAACAGTCTCAAAATGACAGAATTATAGAGATGGGGAACAGATCTGTGGCTGtcgggggatgggggaggggaatgggtGTGACTGGAAAGGGGGAGCACTAGGGACGGCTGATGATGGAACCGTTCTgtaggtgatggtggtggtggtcacTCGAATTTACACACGTGACAAAATGGCATAgaaccacacacacgcacagacatgAGTGCGTGTAAATCTGTAGATCGTCCgtttcctggttgtgatattgtactatagttaagCAAGATGTCAC includes:
- the MARVELD3 gene encoding MARVEL domain-containing protein 3 isoform X1, whose product is MEDTSGTREPRARPRERDPDRRPRPDRDRHPERPRDRAGDPRRERNGGGRRDGDRDRGRDRHPRQDRPRLGDQRAGEQRVREKSRQGRTPDGPRRTTWEAAPPPWPAPWETPQPPPQRKEGFGRRGPESESTSGRYLPPSPRPGPEEVEYSQSEAAGLLECHKCRYLCTGRGVVQIVEVMLNGMVLMCIVASYFVLAGFSASFTTAGGFGNNYYSPFEGTELEQVRQLDQQYTVLRAPLIYGGVTVSLGLGVLTMGVLLRGAKNLTKLPGKWLLLEAAFSLLAAVGYCIGIGIYLHVALRINSTDTCKTRERLYARKGLTWMNCQLAGTDGAAATFACLLVIMYGVSVVLALRSYREQKRYKDNREQHRNYSDAPEYLWSGTL